One Bythopirellula goksoeyrii genomic window, TCGGCCTTCTCAGCAGCCAAAGCAGGATTACTTTGATTTGTAGCGGCTCGGGAGAACAGTAGCGTGGCGTCAGAGAGTTGTTCTTCCAAGAGTGCCGGTGTCTGCATCCCCAGCCACTGCCAGATGAAGAGTCGATTGCGAATCCTTTGGATCAGGCCCCGAGCCAATTCCACTTCGAGCTGATAGGGCAATTCACGCTCCATCAGCGTGGCAGTCGCCAGAAAACATTGTCCCTGGCCATCGACTACCCAGGGGACGTAGAGGCTCCCCGACTCGTTGTTGGATCGTTCGACTACCAGCTCATCATCTTGCCAGCGAGTACGAGTTGCCCAAGGGATTTCTTCAGCTCCCGCAACATAGATGCGTTCCAGGCCACCTTCCGGTATGCGACTTGGATCCTGTAGTCGAAATCGCAATTGTCCCATGTAGTAAGTTTCCTGGTACGTCCACACTTGCCCAAGGTGTGTGGGCGACTTGCGTGCTTAAACCGATAGTCTAACACCTAATCTTATGGAGGGGGAATGCCAACGATTTTTTCTGCAAACGGAATTTTCTAGCCGTCGGTGGCAACTCGTAGCTGCATCGCGGAAAGGGGTGCCCGCAGACAAACTATTCCGCTATATTTGAAGTCTAACTCCCGGTGGACTTCACTACACTCGAATTCTAGCAAGTGCCTGCATCTGGAAACTTAATATGACTTCACCACTCTTACAAACCGAATTGTCCGGTCTCCCAGTCACCCGCGGAAAGGTCCGCGATGTGTACGACTTGGGCGAGAATCTCCTTTTGGTGAGCACCGACCGGATCAGTGCATTTGATTGGGTTTTGCCCACGGGAATCCCCGACAAGGGGCGCGTACTGACCCAACTCAGCAACTTCTGGTTCAAGCATCTCAATATCCCTAACCATCTGCTCGAAACCGAAGTCGAAGCGATGAACCTGCCGGCCGACTCAGACTTGGAATCTCTTTCTGGTCGCACGATCCTCGTGCGCAAGACCGAAGTCGTGCCGATCGAGTGCGTAGTCCGTGGGTTTATCTCGGGTTCGGCTTGGCAAGAATATTATAATACGGGCAAAGTGTGCGGGATCGAACTACCCACGGGGCTTGAAGAATCTGCCCGGCTACCCTCCATGATTTTCTCACCCGCCACCAAGGCAGCAAAAGGGGAGCATGACGAGAACATCACGTTCGCTGAGATGTGTGATCGAGTGGGGGTTGATCTCGCCGATAGGCTAAGACACTTGAGTATCGAAACCTACCAACAGGGTGCCGCACACGCGCATGAGAAAGGAATCATCGTCGCCGACACCAAATTTGAATTCGGCGTAGTCGGCGGAGAAATCATCCTTGTCGACGAAGTATTGACACCTGATAGCTCCCGATTCTGGCCAGCCGATCTTTATGAACCGGGCCACGCGCAACCTTCGTTCGACAAACAATTCGTGCGCGATTGGCTCTCTGAGAGTGGCTGGGACAAAGACAGCCCCCCCCCCGAACTCCCCGAAAATGTAGTCGCACGAACTCGCGAAAAATACATCGAGGCCTACGAGCGAATCACCGGCGAACCGTTCGCGTGGAAATAAGCGAGCCCGAAGCGGTATTGCCAGGAGTTCTAGACCTTACTCCATCGACACTCGGCAACTCGGGGCACTAACATTCTAGGAGAACTGCAAAGTCAGGAATTGAGCAGCTGGAGCCCGTTGGCGGGGCACCAGGCAATGTAGTCCGCCGCAGCTCGAACGGGTAAGTTGGGGTCGGATCGTAGCCGATGGATCGAGAGGGCGGCGTTGTTGATCGCCGCCATGCAAGCAGAGAGACCTGGCCGACGGGTATGGTGACGATCCTCGTCCCACCAGCGGTCTTTCAGAAAGTGCAAGCTGTTTTCTATTCGCCAGTGCTGGCGAACGTGCCGCAAGAGATCGGCGGCGGTGACCTGATTGGGATCAAGGCTGCTCACATAGTAGCGAGTATCATGCAGAACGATTTTGCCATCATCAGCACGTAACTCACGATCTACACGCAGAGCAATTTGACAACCGGACAGATCGAGCGTCTCCCGGATATAATCCGCGTTGTCTAAATCCACCCATAAACGACGGGTTTCCTGCAAGGCCCCTTTTTTTCGGTCGTCTTGGCTGCCGGCATTCGCTCGGCAGCTTGGGCGAAGCAGTGTTCTAAAGCGTCAAGCGTATCCCCCTGGTTGGCCTCGATCTGTAACAAATAGTCGCGATTCTTTTTGCAGATCAGCTCGGCCAACGGACGCTGGGCGAACATCGCGTCACCAGTGATTAGCTGTAACATCGGATAGGTGTCGAGCAGTGTTTGCAGATGACGACGCAAGAGGGTCGGTTCGTTGGTTTTCTCGGCCCCAGTCGACCATTGGCCAACAACTGCTTGCAGGTCATGCACAAACGCGTTGAGCATATGCAGCGGACGACCGTTGTCGTCAAGTCCTTGCTTAGCCGTTTTCCCGTCGACGGCAACCACTCCTTCGCTGGGCGTTTCCGTTAAACAGTTCCGCAACCAGACGTCCAACGCTGCTTGAAACTCAGACACACTACATTGGGCCAACGTGCGGCTAAGCGTGGTGGCACAAGGGGGTTCATCTCGATCAAATCCTAGCGGCTCCTTGAGTTCATTCCAGTGAATGCCGGCCCAGCGAACGAGCACTTCCATTTCGCGAATCCGAGCCAGCATTCCCAGCAACATGAGAGTAACGATGCCAGCAAACGGATGTCGCACGCCCCGTGGGCAACAGGGATCGTCGAGTTGAGAAAACGCGTCGAGAAGAGTTTCAGTATGCACCGTAAAGGCTCCTTCCAAGAAAAGAGCCCCCCTGATATGCCTATCTACGGGGTGAATACGGCTTAGGTTCGGCTAAAAAGACTTTGCAGTTCTTCTGACTAACATTCCTGGCTCGCCTACAGCTAGCACCCCGCCTGCAGCTTTGCCTATCCTTTCATAATTCGCCATTCATTGTAGAATGACTCCTTGCTTCGACTTGCAGGAAAGCTAGCGAGAAAGTACTCTCCCGCCCGGACCCTATCTGTTTTCTAGCCACTAACCTCTAGCCTCAAACTCCTATGCTCCGTTATTGGACCGCCGGTGAATCCCACGGCAAAACATTGATTGCCCTGGTGGATGGTTTCCCCGCAGGGGTGACGATCGACACCGATGTAATCGACGTGGAACTCAAACGTCGTCAGGGTGGCTATGGTCGCGGAGGTCGACAACGGATCGAGACCGATAAGGTTGACGTGCGGACGGGTGTCTGGCACGGCATGACCCTGGGCAGCCCGATTGCGCTGGAAGTAGTTAACCGCGACTACAAGCTCGAACGACTCGACGATCTGCCGCGCCCTCGACCAGGTCACGGCGATCTCACCGGTGCGATCAAGTTTCTCGGTAGCATCCGTGGAATCCTGGAACGGGCATCGGCGCGCGAAACGGCTGTTCGGGTAGCAGCTGGTGCACTTGCTAAACAATTGCTCTCCGCG contains:
- a CDS encoding ISAs1 family transposase, translated to MHTETLLDAFSQLDDPCCPRGVRHPFAGIVTLMLLGMLARIREMEVLVRWAGIHWNELKEPLGFDRDEPPCATTLSRTLAQCSVSEFQAALDVWLRNCLTETPSEGVVAVDGKTAKQGLDDNGRPLHMLNAFVHDLQAVVGQWSTGAEKTNEPTLLRRHLQTLLDTYPMLQLITGDAMFAQRPLAELICKKNRDYLLQIEANQGDTLDALEHCFAQAAERMPAAKTTEKKGPCRKPVVYGWI
- a CDS encoding phosphoribosylaminoimidazolesuccinocarboxamide synthase, which gives rise to MTSPLLQTELSGLPVTRGKVRDVYDLGENLLLVSTDRISAFDWVLPTGIPDKGRVLTQLSNFWFKHLNIPNHLLETEVEAMNLPADSDLESLSGRTILVRKTEVVPIECVVRGFISGSAWQEYYNTGKVCGIELPTGLEESARLPSMIFSPATKAAKGEHDENITFAEMCDRVGVDLADRLRHLSIETYQQGAAHAHEKGIIVADTKFEFGVVGGEIILVDEVLTPDSSRFWPADLYEPGHAQPSFDKQFVRDWLSESGWDKDSPPPELPENVVARTREKYIEAYERITGEPFAWK
- a CDS encoding transposase — its product is MDLDNADYIRETLDLSGCQIALRVDRELRADDGKIVLHDTRYYVSSLDPNQVTAADLLRHVRQHWRIENSLHFLKDRWWDEDRHHTRRPGLSACMAAINNAALSIHRLRSDPNLPVRAAADYIAWCPANGLQLLNS